From the Quercus lobata isolate SW786 chromosome 6, ValleyOak3.0 Primary Assembly, whole genome shotgun sequence genome, one window contains:
- the LOC115994477 gene encoding patatin-like protein 3 isoform X2 — MLTAPNKERRPMYAAKDLINFYLEHSPKIFPQDRNTNILSSMTSTLCGMRGPKYDGKYLRSLTNELLGNLTLKETLTDVIIPSFDIKLLQPVIFSTNDAKKNEWKNARLADICIGTSAAPTFLPAHYFEVEDAEGYVRSFDLIDGGVAANNPTMMAISQIWKEILRHNIESHDIKPMEYSKRMLVLSLGTGAAKHEEKYAAATASEWGLFKWMYDNGATPLLDVYGDASSDMVDFHVSTFFQALGSKKNYLRIQDDTLTGDAASVDIATPENLQKLVEIGEALLKKSVSRVNLDTGRFEKIEGEGTNEEGLTYFAKLLVEEHKTRQKK; from the exons ATGCTTACAGCTCCCAATAAGGAACGCCGTCCCATGTATGCTGCAAAGGACCTCATCAATTTCTATTTAGAGCACTCTCCCAAGATTTTTCCCCAGGACAG AAACACAAATATTTTGAGTTCAATGACAAGCACGTTGTGTGGTATGAGGGGACCAAAATATGACGGGAAGTACCTGCGGTCATTGACAAACGAGCTACTTGGCAACCTAACTCTGAAAGAGACCCTAACAGATGTGATTATACCAAGCTTTGATATCAAGCTCCTTCAGCCAGTGATCTTTTCAACCAATGAT GCAAAGAAGAATGAATGGAAGAACGCTAGGCTAGCAGATATTTGCATTGGTACCTCTGCAGCACCCACTTTTCTTCCAGCACATTACTTTGAGGTAGAAGATGCAGAGGGATACGTTCGCAGTTTTGATCTCATTGATGGTGGAGTTGCTGCAAATAATCCA ACGATGATGGCCATAAGCCAGATTTGGAAAGAAATTTTGAGGCATAACATTGAGTCACATGACATAAAACCAATGGAGTACAGCAAGAGAATGCTAGTTCTGTCACTGGGAACAGGTGCAGCGAAGCATGAAGAAAAGTATGCAGCTGCCACAGCCTCAGAATGGGGTTTGTTTAAATGGATGTATGACAATGGTGCAACTCCATTGCTCGACGTATATGGCGATGCAAGTTCTGATATGGTCGACTTTCATGTGTCCACCTTCTTCCAAGCCCTTGGTTCCAAGAAGAACTACCTTCGTATTCAG GATGACACATTAACAGGAGATGCCGCATCAGTTGATATTGCCACCCCGGAGAATCTGCAAAAGCTTGTGGAGATTGGAGAGGCGCTATTGAAGAAATCAGTGTCAAGAGTGAATTTGGATACTGGCaggtttgagaaaattgagGGCGAGGGTACTAATGAAGAAGGTCTTACCTATTTCGCCAAATTGCTTGTTGAAGAACACAAGACCcgacaaaaaaaatga